The stretch of DNA cagcacagcctgccctccctgctgcagccaggccaTGTGCTGCAAGCTGCCGTCACCAGCAGGGCTCCCAGCTGCGGAGCTGGTAAAGTTCCTGAGCACAGCTTCACTTAAGGAGGCCCTGGCTTCGCTCTGCCCCACCCCTGCACCCTTCCTCGCATTTCGTGGTGCGCAGGCACCACCAGAGGCGGTTCCGCCTCGGGGCGGAGGATCAGGACGTGGATCCGCGTGGTGCTAGGGCTGTGGTTGTTGGTCGACCTTCTCCGGCCGGGGCCGAGCGCCGTGCGGCAGGGAGGAGGCCAAAAGGGACCCGTCCGTGGGACCTGCTTCCAATTCCATGCCGAAAAGGACTTGGTGTGAGGCCGGGACCTGGCAGCTGGGGTCAGGACAAACCCACTGAGCTGAGCACCCGGCCAGGTTTGGTGCTCGCTGGGGATGGTGCAAGCAGGCCGGGTGGTGGTGACTTGGCTGGTTCAGCAAAACCCACTCTGCGAGGATGCTCAAGCCTTCCAGCAGCACGGCACGGCGGTGTTGTGATCGCATGGCACGTGGCCCCGGGGGCATTTTTTCGGGATGGTTTCCCTGGGAGGCTCCCCTGTGGCCACAGGTCCTGCCGTGTGCGTGGCACTGCCGAGTGGCCACAGCAGGGGGACGATTGATCGGAGCGAGGTAGGCGGGCGCTGGGCTGCCCAGCAAACATCTCTCGGGCTGGATCCGTCCCCGTAAAGCTCCCCGTGCCCGTGGCTTTTATTGTAACTTGATAATAGCCATTAATTACGGCAGCGGGGTTTTAAAAGCAGGGTTCCTGAGGATGTAATGGTTTAGCTTCTATCACAGCTGAGTTCTTTATGGGACATCTGGTGGGTTTTCTGGGCTGGAAGGGAGATTTTAACTTTTACTCGAACAATGTAATGATAACATGTGACCAGGATCGGGCTGAAATCGGAtccctgctctccccctgcGTGGTTTCAAATGGTGTAACTTTTAATAAGAGTCTGGGGCTGcgtgatttatttttccccagtgctCCTGATTGCTGAAAGAGGATAAGAGCCTCACTGAAGTTAACCCATACTTGTCATCGCTGCAGagtaaaaggaggaaaaaaaaaaaaaagcacttgggCCGTGGTCTCTCTGCCACGTTTCGGTTTGTTTATTCTCCATCCCGACTTATTTAACAGGTCTGTGCAAACGACACCCGAAGCACGCGGCCTGCCCTGCCCGCGTCGTGTGTACCGAAGGAAGGAACTGTGCCTTCAGGTCCCCTTCCAAAAATAAGGACGTTTTGGATCTAGCATCAAGCCGCTGCTATTTATTGCTCCGGCTTTGATCATCAAAAAGGCTTTTCCTCCGAAAACCACAGATTTCAGTTTGGGGTAACAAAGAGAGCCGTTCTTGTGCTGTTGCTCGTTTGCTTGACGGACTTCTAGACGGGAAGTTTTAGCGTAGAAAGATCATCTCTTTATGTGCACAACAACTAAACATGCTGTTTGAAGTAGGCCTTTTCATGTTGTAACGTGGATCTTTACAGCCTGAAAGGCTGAAGCCTGAGGTTTGGGCCATGATGTGGGGCTGCCTGCCCCCGGGTAACCCCATGGAGAGCGGGTTTGGGGAGCGTACGTGGCTGGGTTGGGAGCGCTCCCCGTTCCTCGGTGAAGTGCAGTGGTCAGGAAGGGGCTGGGGTGGTGGAGGAGGCACTTGGAGGTCTCTGCTCCCGAGTTTCCAGGAGCTGAAGCAGCATCACGTTCAGGCTCGTGGAGTTCGTGGGGTGGCTGCCTCTTGTGTCAGCCGGATCCTGGGGATCCATCGGGGCTGGTCCCCGGGGGGATCTGAAGAGGAAAACCCGgtgttttgtgctgctgtgggcaggctCGCAGGGATGAGCAGCCCCATGGGGACACCCAGGTCACTGCCCcggcctggggctgctggcggTGGCTCCGTGCCGCGGTCACCCAGGGGGGGACGTCCACAGCCCAGCTTgccgggacggggctggggaaATACCAGGGAAAGGGCAAAATCCAGCGAGGCAGAAACAAAGCTCGGCCCCGTGACTCATAACTGGTGGAACATTTGTagtaatttctctctttttttttttccctcttcccctcagACTTGGCTCCTCCAGCAGTGCCAAGAAGCTGCTGCACCCGTTAGACTCGCCAGGCTTGTAGAGGGCTGCGCGGCTCTGCAAACTGGTTCGGGGTGCTGGGGCCGGGCTGGAGCCGCgagcagcccggccccgggggcttcgcccttccctgcctcccccagggCTCTTCCTCACCCCGAAAGACCCCATTCCTCGCCGTCCCGGTGGACAAAACCCCATCAGTTTGTACAGGCAGCGATCCCGAGATGCCGTGGTCTTGTTCATGGTGGCGCTGAGCTCTCCAAGGGCTGCGTTGgagccagggcaggagcaggggtggTGGTGCCGCTTGCCAGGAGCCTTGTCCATCCTCTGCAGTCCACGGGAGCGCTTCAGGGCATCTCTTTCCCTTGAGCAGCTCTCAGGACGGGGAGGTCTGAGCCGtaggagcaggcagcagcccgaCGCCGCCGCGTGCAGCTCCCGCGGCAGCCGGTGCCAAGCCTTTGTGCTCGCTGCTCTCCCCCGAAACGCGCCGCCCCGCCTCGTGTGCCGCCGCACGCCTGCTCCTTGTTCCTCGCGTAGCCGGGAGCAGGAGGAATGTTTGCGCGGAAAGTTGCATTGTTCGCAGGGAAAGGCCTTTGGGAATCGGGGCTGCCTGCGGGGCTCGAGCCCCGTGTGTGGCAGGGCTTTGCGGCGGGGAACGGCTCCTCGCCGTGCCTCCTCGCCTCCCTCCCGCACGGTCCCCTGGCTACAAGCCCTGTTGAGGGCTGGTACCTGCAGCCAGGGGCTTTGCAGGAGGCTCCGGGGGAGATGCTGCCTTAAGTATTGCAGAAATGGCATGATGTTTGGTCCAGAAACGAATTCGCTTCCCCTGTGCTCAGGCTCTTTGAAAGTTTCAGCCCCGGTGGGCTCGCTCGTAGCATCCGAAAGGTGCGGCTGGGACCCTGATAATGATCAGGGATGAATCTGGGAGCCTCTTCTGAACGGATGGAGCTGGTATGGAAACACACGCATGGATCTGAAACCTGGAAGACGAGGGGCTCGTGTGCTGCCAAAGGATGCGCTCTGCGTTACTCCGACGCCGGCAGAGCACAATTGTGAATTAACAGAGTGGAGAAACCGAGACCGAAGGGACCAGAGCtcatttaaatcacttttttgcAGGTCTTGGAAAGCCAGAGGAGCCGCTCGTGGTGGTGGGATGCGGGGACAGCGTCCCTGTATGCCTTGGGGTGGCTCGGCCCCGTTGTGGTGATGTCCTGGCTACaaagggagagctgcagggtggctttctctgcttccagcagccttGGGGCCATCTTCAGGAAGCGTATTTCCAAATGCCCTGAATGGAGAAAGTGAGcgtctcccttcctctcccccccccccagaaataACAGGCCGCGAGGATTTATGCTAACAAGGAAATTTATGAAGATCCTCTGTGTTagggataggaaaaaaaaaaaaaaagcctataaATATGTAAGGCGGATGTGTGTGGAAACTGGGCAAACACTGCCCTTTCCAGGCGGGGGGAGAGACTGGGAAATTACCTGCTAATAGCAAACCTGGTATTTTTCTCGTTAGCCAGGCGGCAGTTCCTGCTGGAGGTGATGAGGCAGGAGGGTTTACAGCGGGTTTGGGAGCGTTTTGGGGCCGGGGGCTTAGGGACCAGGCAGCATCGCTGACCCTGTTCCTCCTGTCTGCCCCCGTCCTGCTGCAGCAAACAGACATCCCTCCTAAAAAACGAGCGGAGCGTATCTGTGCATCCAGCTTAATCA from Oxyura jamaicensis isolate SHBP4307 breed ruddy duck chromosome 10, BPBGC_Ojam_1.0, whole genome shotgun sequence encodes:
- the LOC118172416 gene encoding uncharacterized protein LOC118172416, whose translation is MPFLQYLRQHLPRSLLQSPWLQVPALNRACSQGTVREGGEEARRGAVPRRKALPHTGLEPRRQPRFPKAFPCEQCNFPRKGAGVRRHTRRGGAFRGRAASTKAWHRLPRELHAAASGCCLLLRLRPPRPESCSRERDALKRSRGLQRMDKAPGKRHHHPCSCPGSNAALGELSATMNKTTASRDRCLYKLMGFCPPGRRGMGSFGVRKSPGGGREGRSPRGRAARGSSPAPAPRTSLQSRAALYKPGESNGCSSFLALLEEPSLRGRGKKKKREITTNVPPVMSHGAELCFCLAGFCPFPGISPAPSRQAGLWTSPPG